In Pseudomonas fluorescens, the following are encoded in one genomic region:
- a CDS encoding thiolase family protein, producing the protein MREVVIVDSVRTGLAKSFRGKFNMTRPDDMAAHCVDALLARTGIDPASVEDCIVGAGSNEGAQGFNIGRNVAVLSRLGIGTAGMTLNRFCSSGLQAIAIAANQIASGCSDIIVAGGVESISLTMKSVNTDNLINPLLKEQVPGVYFPMGQTAEIVARRYSVSREEQDLYALQSQQRTAQAQAAGLFTDEIVPMAVKYRVEDKATGQAQILDGIVDRDDCNRPDTTLESLAGLKPVFAEDGSVTAGNSSQLSDGASMTLVMSLEKALELGLKPKAFFRGFTVAGCAPDEMGIGPVFSVPKLLKAKGLQIDDIDLWELNEAFASQCLYSRNRLEIDNARYNVNGGSISIGHPFGMTGSRQVGHLVRELQRRNLRYGIVTMCVGGGMGATGLFEAVR; encoded by the coding sequence ATGCGTGAAGTGGTGATCGTCGACAGCGTGCGGACCGGCCTGGCCAAATCCTTTCGCGGTAAATTCAACATGACCCGCCCGGACGACATGGCGGCACACTGTGTCGATGCGCTGTTGGCGCGCACCGGTATCGATCCGGCGAGCGTCGAGGACTGCATCGTTGGCGCCGGCTCCAACGAAGGCGCCCAGGGTTTCAATATCGGTCGCAACGTCGCGGTGCTCTCGCGCCTGGGTATCGGCACGGCCGGCATGACCCTCAACCGGTTCTGTTCCTCGGGCCTGCAGGCGATTGCCATTGCCGCCAACCAGATCGCTTCGGGTTGCAGCGACATCATCGTCGCCGGTGGCGTCGAGTCCATCAGCCTGACCATGAAGAGCGTCAATACCGACAACCTGATCAACCCGTTGCTCAAGGAGCAGGTGCCGGGCGTCTACTTCCCGATGGGCCAGACTGCTGAAATCGTCGCGCGTCGGTACAGTGTCAGCCGTGAAGAGCAGGACCTGTACGCGCTGCAAAGCCAGCAGCGTACCGCACAGGCTCAGGCCGCCGGGCTGTTCACCGATGAAATCGTGCCGATGGCGGTGAAGTATCGCGTCGAAGACAAGGCCACAGGTCAGGCACAGATCCTCGACGGCATCGTCGACCGTGATGACTGCAACCGCCCGGACACCACCCTGGAAAGCCTGGCCGGGTTGAAGCCGGTGTTCGCCGAGGATGGCTCGGTCACGGCGGGCAACTCTTCGCAGCTGTCTGACGGCGCGTCCATGACCCTGGTGATGAGCCTGGAGAAAGCACTGGAGCTGGGGCTCAAGCCGAAAGCGTTCTTCCGCGGTTTTACCGTGGCCGGTTGCGCGCCGGACGAGATGGGCATCGGCCCGGTGTTTTCGGTACCGAAGCTGCTCAAGGCCAAAGGCTTGCAGATTGACGACATCGACCTGTGGGAGCTCAACGAAGCGTTCGCCTCGCAGTGCCTGTACAGCCGCAACCGGCTGGAAATCGACAATGCCCGGTACAACGTCAACGGCGGTTCGATTTCCATCGGTCACCCGTTCGGCATGACCGGCTCGCGCCAGGTCGGGCATCTGGTTCGTGAGTTGCAGCGACGCAATCTGCGGTACGGCATCGTCACTATGTGCGTGGGTGGCGGGATGGGGGCTACGGGGTTGTTTGAGGCGGTGCGTTAA
- a CDS encoding rhodanese-related sulfurtransferase, producing the protein MTQQIVVAALYKFVTLEDYVALREPLLQAMVDNGIKGTLLIAEEGINGTVSGSREGIDGLMAWLKNDPRMDDIDHKESYCDDQPFYRTKVKLKKEIVTLGVEGVDPNKKVGTYVDPQDWNALISDPEVLLIDTRNDYEVSIGTFEGAIDPKTTSFREFPDYIKANFDPAVHKKVAMFCTGGIRCEKASSYMLSEGYGEVFHLKGGILKYLEEVPQEETKWQGDCFVFDNRVTVRHDLSEGDYDQCHACRTPVSVEDRASEHYVAGISCPHCWDKLSEKTRRSAIDRQKQIELAKARNQPHPIGFNYKQASSEV; encoded by the coding sequence ATGACACAACAGATTGTCGTGGCGGCACTGTATAAGTTCGTCACCCTGGAAGATTACGTCGCCCTGCGCGAGCCTCTGCTGCAAGCGATGGTCGACAACGGCATCAAAGGCACCCTGCTGATTGCCGAAGAAGGCATCAACGGCACCGTGTCCGGCAGCCGCGAAGGCATCGACGGGCTGATGGCCTGGCTCAAGAACGACCCGCGCATGGACGACATCGACCATAAAGAGTCGTACTGCGACGATCAGCCGTTCTATCGCACCAAAGTCAAACTCAAGAAAGAAATCGTCACCCTTGGCGTGGAAGGCGTGGACCCGAACAAAAAGGTCGGCACCTACGTCGATCCGCAAGACTGGAACGCCCTGATCAGCGATCCGGAAGTGCTGTTGATCGACACCCGTAACGATTACGAAGTCTCGATCGGTACCTTCGAAGGCGCCATCGACCCGAAAACCACCAGTTTTCGCGAATTTCCCGATTACATCAAAGCCAACTTCGACCCGGCCGTGCACAAGAAGGTCGCGATGTTCTGCACCGGCGGCATCCGCTGCGAGAAGGCCTCGAGCTACATGCTCAGCGAGGGCTACGGTGAGGTTTTTCACCTCAAGGGTGGCATCCTGAAGTACCTCGAAGAGGTGCCGCAGGAAGAAACCAAGTGGCAGGGCGACTGCTTCGTGTTCGACAACCGCGTGACCGTTCGTCACGACCTGAGCGAAGGCGACTACGATCAATGTCATGCCTGCCGCACGCCGGTGAGCGTGGAAGACCGCGCGTCCGAGCATTACGTGGCCGGCATCAGTTGCCCGCATTGCTGGGATAAGCTGAGCGAGAAGACCCGTCGCAGTGCGATCGACCGGCAGAAGCAGATCGAACTGGCCAAGGCTCGTAACCAGCCTCACCCGATCGGCTTCAACTACAAGCAAGCATCCTCCGAGGTCTGA
- a CDS encoding BolA family protein, translated as MTMQQRIESTLGLLQPEHLQVLDESHMHSRGLQTHFKAVVVSAQFEGLNRVKRHQKVYGTLGELMGEFHALALHTYTPEEWAQIDAAPASPTCAGGSKH; from the coding sequence ATGACCATGCAACAACGCATCGAATCGACGCTGGGCCTGCTTCAGCCCGAGCATCTGCAAGTGCTGGATGAGAGCCATATGCACAGCCGTGGGCTGCAAACCCATTTCAAGGCTGTGGTGGTCAGCGCGCAGTTCGAAGGCCTGAACCGGGTCAAGCGCCACCAGAAGGTCTACGGCACGCTTGGCGAGCTGATGGGTGAGTTCCATGCGTTGGCGCTGCATACGTACACGCCAGAGGAGTGGGCACAGATCGACGCGGCCCCGGCCTCGCCGACCTGTGCTGGCGGCAGCAAGCACTAA
- a CDS encoding EAL domain-containing protein: MNQTRTLGTPRLLGIVWPFIAVVVFQALLGGVSLYVLSAVRGYVAGESLWSKGQKDAIYYLNLYADSGDEAIFHKYQNAISVPQGGHELRVALDQRPPNIEAARVAILKGGNHPDDITSVIWLYLNFRHFSYHQKAIDLWRVGDAYLVQLDTIAREMHQRITARQATDADIKRWKDQIFVINESVTPAAKAFSDALGEGSRMILRLLLVTNLATALGLIALALMRTHKLLKQRHAFADALQLEKDRAQITLQSIGDGVITTDVSGAIAYMNPAAEALTHWKAEQATGLPLAALFNLLDENAQTDGFTLIEHILSGQLSGGSEHSKLIQRLDGSTVSVTLVGAPIRNAGKVSGTVLVLHDMTQERQYIANLSWQATHDALTGLANRREFEYRLEQALHNLTRYAGRHALMFLDLDQFKLVNDTSGHAAGDELLRHICALLQSGLREGDTLARLGGDEFGILLENCAPEAAEKIAESLRQTVQNLHFVWKGRPFVTTVSIGLVHVAQNPTTLETSLRAADMACYMAKEKGRNRVQVYHPDDSELSLRFGEMAWVQRLHMALEEDRFCLYAQEIAPLGHVDQGGGHIEILLRLHDEAGRMILPDSFIPAAERYGLMSSLDRWVVQNVFKIIAQCRAEQGPGPLAMCAINLSGTTIGDEAFLGFLREQFVTYSIPPEMICFEITETSAISNLGSAIRFINELKGLGCHFSLDDFCAGMSSFAYLKHLPVDFLKIDGSFVKDMLDDPINRAMVEVINHIGHVMGKRTIAEFVETPQIEQALLEIGVDYAQGYVIERPQLFTGDSLLSRPARPQPLLFKAPGTFR; the protein is encoded by the coding sequence ATGAATCAAACGCGGACTCTCGGAACGCCACGGTTGTTGGGCATTGTCTGGCCATTTATCGCCGTTGTGGTGTTTCAAGCCTTGTTGGGCGGCGTTAGCCTTTACGTGCTGTCGGCGGTTCGTGGCTATGTTGCTGGCGAAAGCCTGTGGTCCAAGGGCCAGAAAGACGCCATCTATTACCTCAACCTCTACGCCGACAGCGGCGACGAAGCGATTTTTCATAAATACCAGAACGCCATTTCCGTGCCTCAGGGCGGGCATGAATTACGTGTGGCGCTCGATCAGCGGCCGCCGAACATCGAGGCGGCACGTGTGGCGATCCTCAAGGGCGGCAACCATCCGGATGACATCACCAGTGTGATCTGGCTGTACCTGAATTTCCGGCACTTCAGTTACCACCAGAAAGCCATCGACCTTTGGAGGGTGGGCGACGCGTATCTGGTGCAACTCGATACCATTGCGCGGGAGATGCATCAGCGCATCACCGCCAGGCAGGCCACCGATGCCGATATCAAGCGCTGGAAGGATCAGATATTCGTCATCAACGAAAGTGTGACACCGGCGGCGAAGGCCTTCAGCGATGCCTTGGGCGAAGGCTCGCGGATGATCCTGCGACTGTTGCTGGTGACCAACCTCGCCACCGCCCTGGGCTTGATTGCATTGGCCTTGATGCGCACCCATAAACTGCTCAAGCAGCGCCATGCCTTCGCCGATGCGCTGCAGCTGGAGAAAGACCGGGCGCAGATCACCCTGCAATCGATTGGCGACGGCGTGATCACCACGGATGTTTCCGGTGCGATTGCCTACATGAATCCGGCGGCCGAAGCGTTGACCCACTGGAAGGCCGAGCAGGCGACGGGGTTGCCGCTGGCGGCGCTGTTCAACCTGCTGGACGAAAATGCCCAGACCGACGGTTTCACCCTGATCGAGCATATTCTCAGCGGCCAGCTCAGTGGCGGCAGTGAACACTCCAAGCTGATTCAACGCCTGGACGGCAGCACGGTGTCGGTCACGCTGGTGGGCGCGCCGATCCGCAATGCCGGCAAAGTCAGCGGGACGGTGCTGGTGCTGCATGACATGACCCAGGAGCGGCAATACATCGCCAATCTGTCGTGGCAGGCGACCCACGACGCCTTGACCGGGCTTGCCAACCGCCGAGAGTTCGAATATCGCCTGGAACAGGCGCTGCATAACCTGACCCGCTACGCGGGTCGCCATGCCCTGATGTTCCTCGATCTGGATCAGTTCAAACTGGTTAACGATACCAGCGGCCACGCGGCGGGCGACGAACTGTTGCGGCATATCTGTGCCTTGTTGCAATCCGGGTTGCGCGAAGGCGATACCCTGGCGCGCCTTGGCGGCGACGAGTTCGGCATCCTGCTGGAAAACTGCGCACCGGAAGCGGCGGAGAAAATTGCCGAAAGCCTGCGACAGACTGTGCAGAATCTGCATTTTGTCTGGAAGGGCCGGCCTTTCGTGACCACTGTCAGTATCGGGCTGGTCCATGTCGCACAGAATCCGACGACGCTCGAAACCTCGCTACGTGCTGCCGACATGGCGTGCTACATGGCCAAGGAAAAGGGCCGGAACCGGGTCCAGGTCTATCATCCGGATGACTCGGAATTGTCCCTGCGCTTCGGCGAAATGGCCTGGGTGCAGCGTTTGCACATGGCGCTGGAGGAGGACCGCTTCTGCCTGTACGCCCAGGAAATTGCCCCCTTGGGGCATGTCGATCAGGGCGGCGGGCACATTGAAATTCTGCTGCGATTGCATGATGAAGCCGGGCGGATGATCTTGCCTGACAGCTTCATTCCAGCTGCCGAGCGTTATGGCCTGATGAGCTCGCTGGATCGTTGGGTGGTGCAGAACGTGTTCAAGATCATTGCCCAATGCCGGGCCGAGCAAGGCCCCGGGCCGCTGGCCATGTGTGCGATCAATCTGTCAGGCACGACGATCGGGGATGAGGCGTTCCTGGGTTTCTTGCGCGAACAGTTTGTGACGTATTCGATTCCGCCTGAAATGATTTGTTTTGAAATCACTGAAACCAGCGCTATTTCAAATCTTGGCAGCGCCATTCGATTCATTAATGAACTCAAAGGCTTAGGGTGCCATTTTTCACTGGATGATTTTTGTGCCGGAATGTCCTCATTCGCATACCTGAAACATTTGCCTGTAGACTTCCTGAAGATCGACGGGAGTTTCGTAAAGGATATGCTGGACGACCCGATTAACCGCGCCATGGTCGAAGTGATCAATCACATTGGCCATGTGATGGGTAAGCGCACGATTGCCGAGTTTGTCGAAACGCCCCAGATCGAGCAGGCATTGCTGGAGATCGGGGTGGATTACGCTCAAGGGTATGTGATTGAACGCCCGCAGTTGTTTACCGGCGATAGCTTGTTAAGTCGTCCTGCCAGACCTCAGCCGCTGTTATTCAAGGCGCCTGGCACGTTCCGTTGA
- a CDS encoding ABC transporter ATP-binding protein codes for MHDLPDDVATVKRVDRLSWAEIRRLALHHKKSLWIANGVAVLATLCSVPIPLLLPLLVDEVLLGHGDAALKIMNHALPEGWQKAAGYIGLMLLVTLTLRCMALLFNVVQAKLFAGLAKDIVYRIRIRLIERLKRISLGEYESLGSGTVTTHLVTDLDTLDKFVGETLSRFLVAMLTLVGTAGILMWMHWKLALLILLFNPLVIYATVQLGKRVKHLKKLENDSTSRFTQALTETLDAIQEVRAGNRQGFFLGRLGHRARDVRDYAVNSQWKTDASNRASGLLFQFGIDIFRAAAMLTVLFSDLSIGQMLAVFSYLWFMIGPVEQLLNLQYAYYAAGGALSRINELLSRADEPEYPGGVDPFVGRETVGLEVQGLSFGYGDELVLNQMNLSIAPGEKVAIVGASGGGKSTLVQLLLGLYTPLAGTIRFGGSTQQEIGLETVRENVAVVLQHPALFNDTIRANLTMGRERSDEACWQALEIAQLHGTVRDLPNGLDSIVGRSGVRLSGGQRQRLAIARMVLAEPKVVILDEATSALDAATEYNLHQALARFLSNRTTLIIAHRLSAVKQADRVLVFDGGQVAEDGDHQQLIAEGGLYAKLYGHLQRL; via the coding sequence GTGCATGACCTGCCCGATGATGTTGCTACCGTTAAACGTGTCGACCGTCTGAGCTGGGCGGAAATCCGCCGCCTGGCCCTGCATCACAAGAAATCCCTGTGGATCGCCAATGGCGTGGCCGTGCTGGCGACCTTGTGCAGCGTGCCGATTCCCTTGCTCCTGCCGTTGCTGGTGGACGAGGTGTTGCTGGGGCACGGTGATGCCGCGCTGAAGATCATGAACCACGCGCTGCCCGAAGGCTGGCAGAAAGCCGCGGGCTACATCGGCCTGATGCTGCTGGTAACCTTGACCCTGCGATGCATGGCGTTGCTGTTCAACGTGGTGCAGGCGAAATTGTTCGCCGGGTTGGCCAAGGACATCGTCTACCGCATTCGCATTCGCCTGATCGAGCGTCTCAAGCGTATTTCCCTGGGCGAATACGAAAGCCTGGGCAGCGGCACGGTGACCACGCACCTTGTGACGGACCTGGACACGCTGGACAAATTCGTCGGCGAAACCCTCAGCCGTTTCCTCGTGGCCATGCTGACCCTGGTCGGCACGGCGGGCATTCTGATGTGGATGCACTGGAAACTGGCACTGCTGATTCTGCTGTTCAACCCGCTGGTGATCTACGCCACGGTGCAACTGGGCAAACGGGTCAAGCACCTGAAGAAACTCGAGAACGACAGTACCTCGCGCTTTACCCAGGCGCTGACCGAAACGCTGGATGCGATCCAGGAAGTTCGCGCCGGCAACCGCCAGGGTTTTTTCCTCGGTCGCCTGGGGCATCGCGCCCGGGACGTGCGTGACTATGCGGTGAATTCGCAATGGAAAACCGATGCGTCGAATCGGGCCAGCGGTTTGCTGTTCCAGTTCGGCATCGATATTTTCCGGGCCGCGGCGATGCTCACCGTGCTGTTTTCCGACCTTTCAATCGGCCAGATGCTCGCGGTGTTCAGCTACCTGTGGTTCATGATCGGTCCGGTGGAACAACTGCTGAACCTGCAATATGCCTACTACGCTGCCGGTGGTGCGCTGTCGCGGATCAACGAACTGCTGTCCCGAGCCGATGAGCCCGAATACCCGGGCGGAGTCGACCCATTTGTCGGTCGGGAAACGGTCGGGCTGGAAGTACAAGGGCTGAGCTTCGGTTACGGCGATGAACTGGTCCTGAACCAGATGAACCTGTCCATCGCCCCCGGCGAAAAGGTCGCGATCGTCGGTGCGAGTGGCGGCGGCAAGAGCACGCTGGTGCAACTGCTGCTGGGCTTGTATACGCCGTTGGCCGGCACCATTCGCTTCGGCGGTTCGACCCAGCAGGAGATCGGCCTGGAAACCGTGCGGGAAAATGTTGCGGTGGTCCTGCAGCATCCGGCGCTGTTCAATGACACCATTCGCGCCAACCTGACCATGGGCCGCGAACGCAGTGACGAGGCCTGCTGGCAGGCACTGGAAATCGCCCAATTGCACGGCACGGTCCGGGATTTGCCCAATGGCCTGGACAGCATCGTCGGGCGCTCCGGGGTGCGCTTGTCGGGTGGGCAGCGTCAACGCCTGGCCATCGCCCGGATGGTGCTGGCCGAGCCCAAGGTGGTGATCCTCGACGAAGCCACCTCCGCGCTGGACGCCGCCACCGAATACAACCTGCACCAGGCACTGGCGCGGTTTCTGAGCAACCGCACTACGTTGATTATTGCCCACCGCCTTTCGGCAGTAAAACAGGCTGACCGTGTGCTGGTGTTCGACGGCGGGCAAGTTGCCGAGGATGGCGATCATCAGCAGCTGATTGCCGAGGGTGGTCTGTACGCCAAGCTCTACGGTCATTTGCAGCGGTTGTAG
- a CDS encoding class II fumarate hydratase, with product MSRIETDSLGQVEVPDEAYWGAQTQRSLINFAIGNERMPLAVLHALALIKKAAARVNDRNGDVPADIARLIEQAADEVLAGDHDDQFPLVVWQTGSGTQSNMNVNEVIAGRANELAGNPRGGKSPVHPNDHVNRSQSSNDCFPTAMHIAAVQAVQQHLLPAISELSGGLAELAARHIKLVKTGRTHMMDATPISFGQEISAFIAQLDYAERAIRSALPAVCELAQGGTAVGTGLNSPHGFGEAIAAELAALSGLPFITAPNKFAALAGHEPLTTLSGGLKTLAVTLMKIANDLRLLGSGPRAGFAEVRLPANEPGSSIMPGKVNPTQCEALSMLACQVLGNDVAIGFAASQGHLQLNVFKPVIIHNLLQSIRLLGDGCSNFQQHCVAGLEPDAEKMAEHLERGLMLVTALNPHIGYDKSAEIAKKAYSEGLTLREAALQLGYLTDEEFDAWVRPENMLEAGAKG from the coding sequence ATGAGCCGTATCGAAACCGACAGCCTCGGCCAGGTTGAAGTCCCGGATGAAGCCTATTGGGGCGCTCAGACGCAACGCTCGCTGATCAACTTCGCCATCGGCAACGAACGCATGCCGCTGGCTGTGTTGCATGCCCTGGCGCTGATCAAGAAAGCCGCGGCGCGGGTCAATGATCGCAACGGCGACGTGCCCGCCGATATCGCCCGTCTGATCGAGCAGGCGGCCGACGAAGTGCTCGCCGGCGACCATGACGACCAGTTTCCACTGGTGGTCTGGCAAACCGGCAGCGGCACCCAGAGCAACATGAACGTCAACGAAGTGATCGCCGGTCGCGCCAACGAGTTGGCCGGCAACCCCCGTGGCGGCAAGTCCCCGGTGCACCCCAACGATCACGTCAATCGCTCCCAGAGTTCCAACGATTGCTTCCCCACCGCCATGCACATCGCGGCCGTCCAGGCGGTACAACAGCACTTGCTGCCGGCGATCAGCGAACTGTCCGGCGGACTGGCCGAGCTGGCCGCCCGCCACATTAAACTGGTCAAGACCGGTCGTACGCACATGATGGATGCGACACCGATCAGCTTCGGCCAGGAAATCTCGGCTTTCATCGCGCAACTCGATTACGCCGAGCGGGCGATCCGCAGCGCACTGCCCGCGGTCTGCGAGCTGGCCCAGGGCGGAACGGCCGTCGGCACCGGACTGAATTCACCCCACGGCTTTGGTGAGGCCATCGCCGCAGAATTGGCCGCCCTCTCCGGTTTGCCGTTTATCACCGCGCCGAACAAGTTCGCCGCACTGGCCGGTCATGAGCCGCTGACCACGCTGTCCGGCGGGCTGAAAACCCTTGCCGTGACGCTGATGAAAATCGCCAACGATCTGCGCCTGCTGGGCTCCGGCCCGCGCGCCGGCTTCGCCGAAGTCAGGCTGCCGGCCAATGAGCCGGGAAGTTCGATCATGCCGGGCAAGGTCAACCCGACCCAGTGCGAAGCACTGTCGATGCTGGCCTGCCAGGTGCTGGGCAACGACGTCGCCATCGGCTTTGCTGCCAGTCAGGGCCACTTGCAGCTGAATGTGTTCAAACCGGTGATCATCCATAACCTGCTGCAATCTATCCGCTTGCTGGGGGATGGCTGCAGCAACTTCCAGCAGCACTGCGTGGCCGGTCTGGAACCGGATGCGGAAAAAATGGCTGAACACCTGGAGCGTGGCCTGATGCTGGTGACGGCGCTCAACCCGCACATCGGCTATGACAAATCGGCGGAAATCGCCAAGAAGGCCTACAGCGAAGGCCTGACCTTGCGCGAGGCGGCGTTGCAGCTCGGGTATCTGACTGACGAAGAGTTCGATGCGTGGGTGAGGCCGGAGAATATGCTGGAGGCTGGGGCAAAGGGCTGA
- a CDS encoding DMT family transporter, with amino-acid sequence MHISSGRWGYGLFLALLTALLWGILPIKLKQVLLVMDPVTVTWFRLLVSGGCLFIYLAATRRLPSRKVLGPRGGWLVLMAVLGLVGNYVLYLMGLNLLSPGTAQLVVQMGPIMLLIASLFVFKERFSLGQGIGLLVLLIGFALFFNQRLSELLTSLTDYTAGVLLVLLASTVWTFYALGQKQLLTVWNSLQVMMVIYLFCAALLTPWVHPLEALQLNPLQGWLLLACCLNTLIAYGAFAEALAHWEASRVSATLAITPLVTFAAVAMAAWLWPDYVHAETINGLGYGGAVLVVLGSALVALGPSLIAGLKARKVRMAAS; translated from the coding sequence ATGCACATTTCATCGGGTCGCTGGGGTTACGGTCTGTTCCTGGCCTTGTTGACCGCGTTGTTGTGGGGAATCCTGCCGATCAAGCTCAAACAAGTGTTGCTGGTAATGGACCCGGTGACGGTGACCTGGTTTCGCCTGCTGGTATCCGGCGGCTGCCTGTTCATTTACCTGGCGGCCACCAGGCGCCTGCCCAGCCGTAAGGTGCTCGGTCCTCGTGGTGGCTGGCTGGTGCTGATGGCGGTGCTCGGCCTGGTCGGTAACTATGTGTTGTATCTGATGGGCCTGAACCTGCTCAGCCCCGGCACGGCGCAACTGGTGGTGCAGATGGGCCCGATCATGCTGCTGATCGCCAGTCTTTTTGTATTCAAGGAGCGTTTCAGCCTGGGGCAGGGGATTGGCCTGCTGGTGCTGCTGATCGGCTTTGCGCTGTTTTTCAACCAGCGCTTGAGTGAGTTGCTCACGTCGCTGACCGACTACACCGCCGGCGTGCTGCTGGTGCTGCTGGCGTCCACGGTCTGGACCTTCTATGCCCTGGGGCAGAAGCAATTGCTGACGGTGTGGAATTCGCTGCAGGTGATGATGGTGATCTACCTGTTTTGCGCGGCGCTGTTGACGCCGTGGGTGCATCCGCTCGAAGCGTTGCAATTGAACCCGTTGCAGGGATGGTTGCTGCTGGCGTGCTGCCTCAACACCCTGATTGCCTATGGCGCGTTTGCCGAGGCCCTGGCCCATTGGGAAGCCTCCCGGGTCAGCGCGACGCTGGCCATCACGCCGTTGGTGACCTTTGCCGCGGTTGCCATGGCTGCGTGGCTGTGGCCCGACTATGTGCATGCCGAGACGATCAATGGTCTGGGATATGGCGGTGCGGTGCTGGTGGTGCTGGGGTCGGCGCTGGTGGCGTTGGGGCCTTCGTTGATTGCCGGGTTGAAGGCGCGGAAGGTGCGGATGGCCGCCAGTTAG
- a CDS encoding DsbA family protein, with product MCSWCWGFAPVANALVEQAAAAGVDVHLVVGGLRTGSGAALEPTTRRYILEHWQAVTEATGQPFKRECALPDGFVYDTEPACRALVTARNLAPDCAWKLLGLIQHAFYAEGRDVTRASVLVELAEQAGLPRIEFAAAFDRADTHAATSADFTWVQDLGIAGFPTLLAERNGQLALLTNGYQPLSELSPLLGRWLERAACA from the coding sequence ATGTGTTCCTGGTGCTGGGGCTTTGCTCCGGTTGCAAACGCATTGGTAGAGCAGGCGGCGGCCGCCGGTGTGGACGTGCATCTGGTGGTGGGTGGTTTGCGCACCGGCAGTGGCGCCGCGCTGGAACCGACCACCCGGCGCTACATTCTTGAACACTGGCAGGCGGTCACCGAGGCTACCGGTCAGCCGTTCAAGCGCGAATGCGCGTTGCCTGACGGTTTTGTCTACGACACCGAACCTGCCTGCCGGGCGCTGGTGACTGCACGCAACCTGGCGCCGGATTGTGCGTGGAAACTGCTCGGGCTGATTCAGCACGCCTTTTACGCTGAAGGTCGCGATGTCACGCGCGCCAGTGTCCTGGTGGAGTTGGCAGAGCAGGCCGGTCTACCACGAATTGAATTCGCCGCCGCGTTTGACCGTGCCGATACGCACGCCGCGACATCTGCCGATTTCACTTGGGTTCAGGACCTGGGTATCGCCGGTTTTCCTACGTTGCTGGCTGAGCGAAATGGGCAGTTGGCGTTATTGACCAATGGCTATCAGCCGTTGAGCGAGTTGTCCCCGCTGCTCGGCCGCTGGCTGGAGCGTGCTGCCTGTGCATGA
- a CDS encoding DUF2059 domain-containing protein has protein sequence MTRLRAICTAVALVCASGQVLADTASHNASAEAFLTMAHADKLGTPVYMQVQQMFAQRFEQTKAPESKKAVLETYQAKANAALDQAIGWNKLKPDMVKLYTTNFTESELKDLVAFYQSPLGKKVLEKMPQLTQQSAQMTQAKLESAVPVVNKLLADMTAELTPKDAAAPAKKKP, from the coding sequence ATGACTCGTCTTCGTGCCATCTGTACCGCCGTTGCTTTGGTCTGCGCCAGCGGCCAGGTTCTTGCCGACACCGCCAGCCATAACGCCAGTGCCGAGGCTTTCCTGACCATGGCGCACGCTGACAAACTGGGCACCCCGGTGTACATGCAAGTACAGCAGATGTTTGCCCAGCGTTTCGAACAAACCAAAGCTCCTGAGTCGAAAAAAGCCGTGCTGGAAACCTACCAGGCCAAGGCCAATGCCGCTCTGGACCAGGCCATTGGCTGGAACAAGCTGAAACCGGACATGGTCAAGCTCTACACCACCAACTTCACCGAATCCGAGCTCAAGGACCTGGTTGCGTTCTACCAGTCGCCACTGGGCAAGAAAGTCCTGGAAAAAATGCCTCAGCTGACCCAGCAATCGGCCCAGATGACCCAGGCCAAGCTGGAAAGCGCGGTGCCGGTGGTCAACAAACTGCTGGCTGACATGACCGCCGAGCTGACGCCGAAAGATGCGGCCGCTCCAGCCAAGAAAAAGCCTTAA